The DNA sequence ACATTGTGTCTGTATATTGTTCTCCGGTTACTGCGGAAGCTTCTGTTCCGGTTATGTTTATTTTTACTGATTTATTTTCTTCTTCCTCCTCTTCATTGCCTTCTATAACTGTAAATATACTTACATGACTTTCCGGATTTGTGATGTTCTCAAAATTCTTCCCCGTTATTATCGTGCTTACTGTTCCCTCAAAATCCCACTTTATCCCTAATAAGTTTATCTTACTTAGGTCTATTTTTCCCTCAAGTTCAAACTTCCCGACTAATGTTTTCTTTGTGATTATATCATTTCCTATAAACGAGACAAATGTTAGTTCTGTGGTTCCGTCTATGTTTTCTACTCCTACGTACAAATCCGGTGAATTCAGCAGTTCTGAACTTCCTTCCACATAACTTAATTTCAAACTTGTTAAATCTATACTTTGATTTATACTAAGAGCGCATTGATAGCTTGTTAACTCAAAGGCTTCTCCTACATTCTCTATATATACACTCGCTCCTATACTGCTGTCACTTTCTATCGTTATATCTTGGATAGACATTTTATAAATATTAGCCGCTTTAATATTTATAGAAAGAAGTGAAATAATTAGAACATTAAATAAGTAAAATTTTAGTTTTTTATTTACACAAAAATTTGTAATTTTGTCCCGCATTACAAATACTCCCATTCCTTTTGTTAATGCATTTAGGGCTAACAAGTTGCCGCTTGTTAGTCCTTTTTATTTAAGTATGTCTTTACATTT is a window from the Ignavibacteriota bacterium genome containing:
- a CDS encoding T9SS type A sorting domain-containing protein — encoded protein: MLALNALTKGMGVFVMRDKITNFCVNKKLKFYLFNVLIISLLSINIKAANIYKMSIQDITIESDSSIGASVYIENVGEAFELTSYQCALSINQSIDLTSLKLSYVEGSSELLNSPDLYVGVENIDGTTELTFVSFIGNDIITKKTLVGKFELEGKIDLSKINLLGIKWDFEGTVSTIITGKNFENITNPESHVSIFTVIEGNEEEEEENKSVKINITGTEASAVTGEQYTDTMLYDGITSMSNGGNYSSSSEGRWAVAGFPQWVTIDLGEETEVEKIMIDGYGSDQGITYDCEFYSGKYGERNFIKEETTDSGSNWSEHSLGGVKSRYITVIITGSKGNSWCDIWEMEVYGISSTSEVKEEETTDEETIPSEYGISQNYPNPFNPSTKVEIKMKEVGNARLDVYNILGEKVLEVLDQELNAGIHEISIDGSKLASGTYIYKLDIGNQFSQIKKMNLIK